A window of the Bdellovibrio sp. ZAP7 genome harbors these coding sequences:
- a CDS encoding ABC transporter permease subunit, translating into MFVYLIRRLFLMIPTFFGITVVTFVLINLAPGSPIEQKLQAIRFGSGAAGGGGGASSVGGRGDTGVNEEVIEALKKQYGFDKPLHMRYLIWLKNISRLDFGESFTYQEPVIEVIKSKLPVSMIFGLFTLILTYIVCIPLGVRKAIKAGQSFDKVSTLLLNFTYAIPPLILGIALIYFASRSNWFPLGGLQSDDYESMSTWNRFLDRAHHMVLPLICYTIGGFTELSILMRNSMLDIIKSDFVRTARAKGLSEKVVVYKHALRNALIPIATGLGGFLGVFLAGSLIIEQMFNLDGMGLLGYQSVLARDYNVIMGITFISAMLMMVGRILSDVIYVLVDPRIDFK; encoded by the coding sequence TTGTTCGTATACCTGATCCGTCGACTTTTTCTAATGATCCCGACTTTTTTCGGGATCACTGTTGTTACTTTTGTGCTCATCAATTTGGCTCCTGGCAGCCCTATTGAACAAAAGCTACAAGCTATCCGTTTCGGTTCCGGAGCGGCTGGTGGTGGCGGTGGAGCATCCAGCGTAGGCGGCCGTGGCGACACGGGCGTCAACGAGGAAGTTATCGAGGCTTTGAAGAAACAGTATGGTTTCGATAAGCCTCTTCATATGCGCTACCTTATCTGGCTTAAAAATATCTCTCGCCTGGATTTCGGCGAAAGCTTCACTTATCAAGAGCCAGTTATCGAAGTAATCAAAAGTAAGCTTCCAGTCTCAATGATCTTTGGATTGTTCACTTTGATTCTCACTTATATTGTGTGTATTCCGCTGGGAGTTCGAAAGGCCATCAAGGCCGGCCAAAGCTTCGACAAGGTGTCGACGTTGCTTCTGAACTTTACCTACGCAATTCCGCCTCTTATTCTTGGTATCGCATTGATTTACTTTGCTAGCCGTTCAAACTGGTTCCCTTTAGGGGGGTTGCAGTCTGATGACTATGAATCTATGTCCACTTGGAACAGATTCTTGGATCGTGCTCACCATATGGTTCTTCCATTGATCTGTTACACGATTGGTGGTTTCACTGAGCTTTCTATCCTTATGAGAAACTCCATGCTCGACATTATTAAGTCGGACTTCGTTCGTACGGCTCGTGCAAAAGGTCTTTCTGAAAAGGTTGTCGTTTATAAACATGCTCTAAGAAATGCTTTGATCCCAATCGCTACTGGTTTGGGTGGTTTCTTAGGTGTGTTCTTGGCTGGTTCTTTGATTATCGAGCAGATGTTCAACCTTGATGGTATGGGCTTGCTTGGTTACCAATCGGTTTTGGCTCGTGACTACAATGTTATCATGGGTATTACTTTTATCTCGGCGATGCTGATGATGGTGGGTCGTATTCTGAGCGACGTCATCTACGTACTTGTTGACCCAAGGATTGATTTCAAATGA
- a CDS encoding BON domain-containing protein, with protein sequence MQSSNYRPPRRRDNELRAVQRERREIQYSPEELQRREQRFSNRNERHNSESDSNFYDYERNREHLRYASPDFNTGYSHDANRPLPRDFVAHSDYESEKRMKEMNQEDWTERDFHPEQHRRRRNDKTLQTEISHVLAQHRGIDARDIDVQVTDGIVTLTGFVPERRMRYLAEDISIDCYGVIDVTNQLIVSRTSEAEARFGGRRTFGHRP encoded by the coding sequence ATGCAAAGTTCAAATTACCGCCCACCAAGACGTCGCGACAATGAACTACGTGCCGTTCAAAGAGAACGTCGAGAAATCCAATACTCCCCCGAAGAACTTCAACGCCGAGAACAACGCTTTTCAAATCGCAACGAACGTCACAACTCGGAATCTGATTCAAACTTTTACGACTACGAACGAAATCGCGAACACCTTCGTTACGCCTCCCCCGATTTCAATACGGGATATAGTCATGATGCCAACCGACCTCTTCCGCGGGATTTTGTAGCTCATTCTGATTATGAATCTGAAAAACGCATGAAAGAGATGAACCAGGAAGATTGGACAGAAAGAGATTTCCACCCCGAACAACATCGACGCAGACGCAATGACAAAACTTTACAGACCGAGATTTCCCATGTGTTGGCGCAACACCGGGGAATCGACGCCCGTGATATTGATGTGCAGGTTACGGACGGTATCGTGACCCTGACGGGATTCGTACCAGAACGAAGAATGCGCTATTTAGCCGAAGACATTTCAATTGATTGCTATGGCGTGATTGATGTGACCAATCAACTCATAGTAAGCCGTACTTCAGAAGCCGAAGCTCGCTTTGGTGGAAGAAGGACGTTTGGACATCGCCCTTAA
- the leuS gene encoding leucine--tRNA ligase, translating to MSLNFSEIEKKWQKKWADAQAFKAEATSSKPKYYALDMFPYPSGSGLHIGHMASYTPGDIVSRYKRAKGFNVLHPMGYDAFGLPAEQYAIQTGIHPAITTEKAIESFRNTLQSFGFSFDWSREISTAEPKYYKWTQFIFLKLYERGLAYQKEVPVNWCPELKTVLANDEVIDGKSERGGHPVIRVPMKQWMLKITDYAERLLNDLDKLDWPERTKEGQRNWIGKSEGARVTFKVKDEADLSFEVFTTRPDTLFGVTFMVMAPEHPLVKKITTQPQHSAVEDYVLATSRKSEVERKATTEKTGVFTGAHAVNPINGEKIEIWIADYVLTDYGTGAIMAVPGHDARDHEFATKFNLPIKRVLEGGETLPFEGDGKLVNSDFLNGLSKNEAISKMIAHLEDRKLGTREVQYKLRDWLFSRQRYWGEPFPIVNLAGGKQIGVPYNELPVMLPEVADYEPSETGEAPLAKIHEWVNYQGKNGETGRRETDTMPGAAGSSWYFLRYIDPNNDAAPFDPKAEKYWMPVDLYVGGPEHTVGHLLYSRFWMKVLFDCGLVTHDEPFQKLAHQGMILGPDGQKMSKSRGNVISPEEIAKTHGADSIRMFISFMGPLNADKPWSPTGIDGVKRFLDRVGRLVVSDDGKYVATKDALPPAIEKLLHKTIKKVTDDIESMSFNTAIAAMMILVNDLYKAECRSELALKPLAQILAPFAPHLAEELWEKMGGQGLCSLAPWPNYDSNLCADDTVTIGVQVNGKMRGTIEIGVAASEEEALTAAKAVPGVNSALSGKEPDKVIYKAGKILNLIIKA from the coding sequence ATGAGTTTGAATTTTAGTGAGATTGAGAAAAAGTGGCAGAAGAAATGGGCGGATGCTCAGGCGTTTAAGGCTGAGGCGACTTCTTCTAAGCCGAAGTACTATGCATTAGATATGTTTCCTTATCCTTCTGGATCGGGTTTACATATTGGGCACATGGCTTCTTATACGCCTGGTGATATCGTTTCTCGCTACAAACGTGCGAAGGGCTTCAATGTTCTTCACCCGATGGGTTACGATGCGTTTGGTTTGCCGGCGGAGCAATATGCTATTCAAACGGGAATTCATCCTGCGATCACGACTGAAAAAGCGATCGAAAGCTTCCGCAACACTCTTCAGTCATTTGGTTTTAGCTTTGACTGGAGTCGTGAGATTTCTACAGCAGAACCTAAATACTACAAGTGGACTCAATTCATTTTCTTGAAGCTTTACGAGCGCGGTCTCGCCTATCAAAAAGAAGTTCCTGTGAACTGGTGCCCAGAACTTAAAACAGTTTTGGCGAACGACGAAGTCATCGACGGCAAATCTGAGCGTGGCGGTCACCCGGTGATTCGCGTTCCGATGAAACAGTGGATGCTTAAAATCACTGACTATGCTGAACGTCTTTTGAATGACTTGGATAAATTGGACTGGCCAGAACGTACTAAAGAAGGTCAACGCAATTGGATCGGTAAATCTGAAGGCGCGCGCGTTACTTTCAAAGTAAAAGACGAAGCAGATTTGTCTTTCGAAGTCTTCACCACCCGCCCTGACACTTTGTTTGGCGTGACATTCATGGTGATGGCTCCGGAACATCCGTTGGTTAAAAAAATCACAACTCAACCTCAGCACTCTGCGGTTGAGGACTATGTGCTCGCGACTTCTCGAAAATCTGAAGTTGAGCGTAAAGCGACAACTGAAAAAACAGGTGTATTCACAGGTGCTCATGCTGTGAATCCGATTAATGGCGAAAAAATCGAAATCTGGATTGCTGATTACGTTCTGACTGACTACGGAACAGGGGCCATCATGGCGGTTCCGGGTCACGATGCTCGCGATCACGAATTTGCGACAAAATTCAATCTTCCAATTAAACGCGTTCTTGAAGGTGGCGAGACTTTGCCATTCGAAGGCGACGGAAAATTGGTCAATTCTGATTTCCTAAATGGCCTTTCTAAAAACGAAGCGATCAGCAAAATGATCGCACACTTGGAAGACAGAAAGTTGGGAACTCGCGAAGTTCAATACAAACTTCGTGACTGGTTGTTCTCTCGCCAACGTTATTGGGGCGAGCCGTTCCCGATCGTCAACCTTGCGGGTGGCAAACAAATAGGTGTTCCATACAACGAACTTCCTGTGATGTTGCCTGAAGTGGCGGACTATGAACCATCTGAAACTGGGGAAGCTCCTCTTGCAAAAATTCACGAGTGGGTGAATTACCAAGGGAAAAATGGCGAGACTGGTCGTCGCGAAACAGACACCATGCCAGGCGCCGCTGGTTCTTCTTGGTATTTCCTTCGTTACATTGATCCTAACAATGACGCGGCTCCATTTGATCCAAAGGCTGAAAAATATTGGATGCCCGTGGATCTTTACGTGGGCGGACCTGAGCACACGGTCGGTCACTTGTTGTATTCACGTTTCTGGATGAAGGTTCTTTTCGATTGCGGACTTGTGACTCACGACGAACCATTCCAAAAACTGGCGCACCAGGGGATGATCCTGGGACCAGATGGTCAAAAGATGTCAAAATCTCGTGGAAATGTGATTTCTCCGGAAGAGATCGCAAAAACTCACGGGGCTGACTCGATCCGTATGTTTATAAGCTTTATGGGGCCTTTGAACGCCGACAAACCGTGGTCTCCAACTGGAATCGACGGCGTGAAGCGCTTCTTGGATCGCGTTGGCCGCCTTGTTGTATCTGACGACGGCAAGTACGTTGCCACGAAAGACGCTTTGCCACCGGCTATTGAGAAATTACTTCATAAAACGATCAAAAAAGTCACTGACGACATTGAATCGATGAGCTTTAACACAGCGATTGCGGCAATGATGATCCTGGTAAATGACCTTTACAAGGCCGAGTGCCGCTCTGAACTGGCTCTAAAACCACTCGCGCAAATCTTGGCACCTTTTGCTCCGCACTTGGCCGAAGAATTGTGGGAAAAAATGGGCGGCCAGGGACTTTGCTCTTTGGCTCCATGGCCGAATTATGATAGTAACCTTTGCGCTGATGACACTGTGACAATCGGCGTGCAGGTGAATGGAAAAATGCGCGGCACGATCGAAATTGGAGTTGCTGCTTCTGAAGAGGAAGCACTGACTGCGGCGAAAGCCGTGCCCGGTGTTAATTCTGCACTTTCCGGCAAAGAACCTGATAAGGTGATTTACAAAGCTGGAAAGATTTTGAATCTTATAATCAAAGCCTAG
- the speA gene encoding biosynthetic arginine decarboxylase has protein sequence MSNWSPEKSAALYGINNWGNGYFRINSTGTVSITPMGANGPAVDLHELTQDLLDRGIRVPIMIRFPDIIKSRVELLNGCFKKAFADHGYKGNYNGVYPIKVNQQRHLVQEIVKYGKDYNMGLECGSKPELLVVLALMSTENALIICNGFKDAEYIETAILSQKLGRNTIIVVDRKEELKMIVDVAKKFNTRPKIGFRAKLNTQGAGKWVDSSGARSKFGLTASEIVDGVEYLKAEGMLDCLELMHYHIGSQVPAIQSIKSSLKEGVRFYVELHKMGAGLKYLDVGGGLGIDYDGSGHSDSSVNYSEQEYANDIVSTVQTLCDEKNIPHPNIVTESGRFLVAHHSVLVFNVLGMNDLHRNEPPRPATKSDPSIMQDMQYIYEKVNKDNINECFNDLEQSKNETLQLFTYGVLSLEQRAWCESMYFTIATKMVKLAKTVPDTEDIIAALSKELCDTYYSNFSLFQSLPDSWAVGQLFPVLPIHRLGEEPTREATLADLTCDSDGVIEKFIDTDSGEAKETIRLHKYTDGEQYYLGVFLTGAYQEILGDLHNLFGDTDAVHISLNGVGYTIDHYVPGDTVTEVLSYVQYGRSEMVDNVRQATEDSIQKGSITKQEAKLLIKHYEEGLSGYTYLEEAE, from the coding sequence ATGTCTAATTGGAGTCCTGAAAAAAGCGCGGCGCTTTACGGTATCAACAACTGGGGCAACGGTTATTTCAGAATTAATTCAACGGGTACTGTTTCGATTACTCCAATGGGTGCCAATGGCCCCGCTGTTGACCTTCACGAATTGACTCAAGATCTTTTGGACCGCGGTATTCGCGTACCAATTATGATCAGATTTCCCGACATTATTAAATCTCGTGTTGAGCTTTTGAACGGTTGCTTTAAAAAAGCATTCGCTGACCACGGTTACAAAGGTAACTACAACGGCGTTTATCCAATTAAAGTGAATCAACAACGTCACTTGGTTCAAGAAATCGTAAAGTACGGCAAAGACTACAATATGGGTCTTGAGTGTGGTTCTAAGCCAGAACTTCTTGTGGTTCTTGCTTTGATGAGCACTGAGAATGCTTTGATCATCTGTAACGGCTTCAAAGATGCTGAGTACATTGAGACAGCCATCCTTTCGCAAAAACTAGGTCGCAACACCATCATCGTTGTGGATCGTAAAGAAGAATTGAAAATGATCGTGGACGTTGCGAAGAAATTCAATACCCGTCCAAAAATCGGTTTCCGCGCGAAATTGAACACTCAAGGTGCCGGCAAATGGGTTGATTCTTCTGGTGCTCGTTCTAAATTCGGTTTGACCGCATCTGAAATCGTCGATGGCGTTGAATATCTTAAAGCTGAAGGCATGCTTGATTGCTTGGAACTGATGCACTACCACATCGGCTCTCAAGTTCCTGCGATTCAATCTATCAAGTCTTCTCTAAAAGAGGGCGTTCGCTTCTATGTGGAGCTTCATAAAATGGGCGCGGGCCTTAAGTATCTGGATGTCGGCGGTGGTCTTGGTATTGACTACGACGGCTCTGGTCACTCTGACAGCTCTGTGAACTACTCTGAGCAAGAATACGCGAACGACATCGTTTCAACTGTTCAAACTCTTTGTGATGAAAAAAACATTCCTCATCCAAATATCGTAACTGAGTCAGGTCGCTTCTTGGTGGCCCATCACTCCGTACTTGTTTTCAACGTATTGGGTATGAATGACCTTCACCGTAACGAACCACCTCGTCCGGCGACTAAGTCTGATCCGTCGATCATGCAAGACATGCAGTACATCTACGAAAAGGTGAACAAAGATAATATCAACGAGTGCTTCAATGACCTTGAGCAATCTAAGAATGAAACTTTGCAGCTTTTCACTTACGGCGTTCTTTCACTGGAACAACGTGCATGGTGTGAATCTATGTACTTCACTATCGCTACTAAGATGGTGAAACTGGCGAAGACAGTTCCAGATACTGAAGACATCATTGCCGCTCTTTCTAAAGAGCTGTGCGACACTTACTACTCGAACTTCTCTTTATTCCAATCTCTTCCAGATTCTTGGGCGGTTGGTCAGTTGTTCCCGGTATTACCGATTCACCGCCTGGGCGAGGAGCCTACTCGTGAAGCGACGCTGGCGGATTTAACTTGCGACTCGGACGGTGTGATCGAAAAATTCATCGATACAGATTCTGGCGAAGCGAAAGAAACCATCCGTTTGCACAAGTATACTGATGGCGAACAATACTACTTGGGCGTGTTCTTGACGGGCGCTTACCAAGAGATCTTGGGCGACCTTCATAACTTGTTCGGCGATACAGACGCAGTCCATATCTCTTTGAACGGTGTTGGTTACACAATTGATCATTATGTTCCCGGTGACACAGTAACGGAAGTATTGTCTTACGTTCAGTACGGCCGTTCAGAAATGGTTGATAACGTTCGCCAAGCAACTGAAGACTCTATCCAAAAAGGCTCGATCACAAAACAAGAAGCAAAACTTCTGATCAAGCACTACGAAGAAGGTCTTTCAGGTTATACATACCTAGAAGAAGCCGAGTAA
- a CDS encoding peptide-binding protein, giving the protein MNMKALLLLVLSSALTAPAFATAPNANAPQGGNFVYNLGGEPPTVHPITSTDIYSRYVQNYVCEGLLSRDSETYDWKPRLAEKWEVSKDNKVFTFHLRKNAVFHDGKPVTAEDVKFSFDAIFNPVYEAAHLRPYYEGLAKVEVVDPHTVKFYAKDSYFKNFDSAAELTVIPKDIYSDVNKSKKMNRELICAGPYKLMKFDRGQMIQLKKFDKWYGNTDAAFKGYFNFDTITLRFFKDENVTLVRAEKGELDYIDLRIESFMKKTSGPAWGKTIIKHKVANDAPKSYGFVGWNQRKEIFQDKNVRIALAHLLNREEMNKKFRYGMSDLANGAVYIKSEYNPGNKAIEYNPKKAQELLSKAGWADADKNGVLEKTMNGKKVEFKFSLLYANKDVEKYWTMYREDLKKAGIDMELKYLEWNSFLKLVDEGNFDAVTMGWGGGSVDPDPKQIWHSSNAIPGGSNFIAYKSPEVDKLIDDARVEPNKAKRVAMLKKVYAKIAEDAPYAFLFNDKYEFYANSSRMGMPAETFKYEVGKDYWWVKP; this is encoded by the coding sequence ATGAATATGAAGGCTCTTTTGCTGCTCGTCTTGAGTTCAGCTTTGACCGCTCCCGCTTTCGCAACTGCACCAAATGCAAATGCACCACAAGGCGGAAATTTCGTTTACAACCTAGGTGGCGAACCACCAACGGTTCACCCAATCACATCAACTGACATTTATTCAAGATATGTTCAGAACTACGTGTGTGAAGGTTTGTTGTCTCGTGATTCAGAAACTTACGACTGGAAACCTCGTTTGGCTGAAAAGTGGGAAGTCTCCAAAGATAATAAAGTATTCACATTCCACTTGCGCAAAAACGCTGTCTTTCACGATGGTAAACCAGTTACTGCGGAAGACGTAAAATTCTCTTTCGACGCTATCTTCAACCCAGTATACGAAGCTGCTCACTTGCGCCCGTACTACGAAGGTTTGGCAAAAGTTGAAGTTGTAGACCCTCACACTGTGAAGTTCTATGCCAAAGACTCTTATTTCAAAAACTTCGACTCTGCTGCAGAGTTGACGGTTATCCCAAAAGACATCTACAGCGATGTTAACAAATCTAAAAAAATGAACCGCGAGTTGATCTGTGCGGGTCCATACAAACTGATGAAGTTCGACCGTGGTCAAATGATCCAGTTGAAAAAATTCGACAAATGGTATGGCAACACTGATGCAGCTTTCAAAGGCTACTTCAACTTCGACACAATCACTCTTCGCTTCTTCAAAGACGAAAACGTAACGTTGGTAAGAGCTGAAAAAGGTGAGTTGGATTACATCGATCTTCGTATCGAATCATTCATGAAGAAAACGTCTGGCCCAGCTTGGGGTAAAACAATCATCAAGCACAAAGTTGCGAATGATGCTCCTAAGTCTTATGGCTTCGTAGGTTGGAACCAACGTAAAGAAATTTTCCAAGACAAAAATGTTCGTATCGCTTTGGCTCACTTGTTGAACCGTGAAGAGATGAACAAAAAATTCCGTTACGGCATGTCTGATCTTGCTAACGGTGCTGTTTACATCAAGTCTGAATACAATCCAGGCAACAAAGCTATCGAGTACAATCCTAAGAAAGCCCAAGAGCTTTTGAGTAAAGCTGGCTGGGCAGATGCTGATAAAAACGGTGTGCTTGAAAAAACAATGAACGGGAAAAAAGTAGAATTCAAATTCTCTCTTCTTTATGCAAATAAAGACGTTGAGAAATATTGGACTATGTACCGCGAAGACTTGAAAAAAGCCGGCATCGACATGGAATTGAAATACCTAGAGTGGAATTCATTCTTGAAATTAGTCGATGAAGGTAACTTCGACGCTGTGACTATGGGTTGGGGCGGTGGCTCTGTTGATCCAGATCCTAAACAAATCTGGCACTCTTCTAACGCGATCCCAGGCGGTTCAAACTTTATCGCTTACAAAAGCCCTGAAGTTGACAAGCTAATTGACGACGCTCGTGTTGAGCCGAACAAAGCTAAACGTGTTGCAATGCTGAAAAAAGTATACGCAAAGATCGCTGAAGACGCTCCTTACGCGTTCCTTTTCAACGATAAGTATGAATTTTATGCAAATTCGTCACGTATGGGCATGCCTGCAGAGACATTCAAATACGAAGTTGGTAAAGACTACTGGTGGGTTAAACCTTAA
- a CDS encoding diguanylate cyclase translates to MSGFETGSNKHPKSRRILVIDDDPDSLEILLEPLRWEGYDARGVTTEGEAHKLIESWIPHVVILDWMAQSMAGLRVLRAIRERLSHVSCVFVSENSHTEAIIEALDSGADDYIVKPFVPLELLARIRSQLRIRDLHEQLLFANDKLKELVDTDDLTNLYNMRSLYQRLEFEMERARRFGRDVCVVMMDMDYFKTVNDGHDHLFGSYVLSEVGKIIRACTRNIDIPARYGGDEFLVVLTETNHEGAMHFCERLRENIEKTTFRNGEDSIKLTASVGFAITVPGENIGAKELVRRADHALYDAKRRGRNQVSYYKPDEAKVVEILPPSLARKKSAS, encoded by the coding sequence ATGAGTGGTTTTGAAACTGGTAGCAATAAACATCCTAAAAGTCGCCGTATCCTGGTGATCGACGACGATCCAGACAGTTTAGAAATACTGTTGGAGCCTCTCCGTTGGGAGGGTTACGATGCGCGTGGTGTGACGACGGAAGGTGAAGCTCATAAGCTTATCGAGTCGTGGATTCCTCACGTTGTTATCTTGGATTGGATGGCGCAATCGATGGCGGGCCTGCGTGTGTTGCGCGCGATCCGCGAACGCCTGTCGCATGTTTCCTGCGTTTTCGTGTCTGAGAACTCTCACACGGAAGCGATCATTGAAGCTCTGGATTCAGGGGCTGACGATTACATTGTAAAACCTTTTGTTCCTCTTGAATTGTTAGCGCGTATTCGCTCCCAATTGCGTATCCGTGACCTTCACGAGCAGTTGTTATTTGCGAATGATAAACTTAAAGAATTGGTTGATACGGATGATTTGACGAATCTGTACAACATGCGTTCCCTTTATCAACGCCTGGAGTTCGAGATGGAGCGTGCAAGACGCTTCGGTCGTGACGTCTGTGTGGTGATGATGGATATGGACTATTTCAAAACCGTGAATGATGGTCATGACCATTTATTCGGAAGTTACGTGCTTTCAGAAGTGGGTAAAATCATTCGCGCTTGCACTCGTAATATCGATATTCCAGCCCGCTATGGTGGTGACGAATTCCTGGTTGTTTTGACGGAAACGAATCACGAAGGTGCGATGCATTTCTGTGAACGCTTGCGTGAAAATATCGAGAAAACGACATTCCGTAACGGTGAGGACTCGATCAAATTGACCGCTTCAGTGGGGTTTGCGATCACTGTTCCCGGCGAAAATATTGGTGCCAAGGAACTGGTTCGCAGAGCCGACCATGCTTTGTACGATGCCAAACGCCGTGGCCGTAACCAGGTCAGTTACTACAAACCTGATGAAGCCAAAGTGGTGGAAATACTTCCGCCATCCCTTGCTCGTAAAAAGTCAGCCAGCTAG
- a CDS encoding cation diffusion facilitator family transporter: MVTTSSSQSDNIRNKAALISAIASFLIFVMKVVAYRMTGSAAVLSDALESIVNVVASLVALYVIWFSAQPADREHPYGHGKAEYFSAAFEGGLIFSAAILIIYESVKALLFPHPPQKLEIGIAIVSGAAFLNLLLGLYLKRVGRSHHSEALQASGAHVISDVVTTVGVIIGLGLVLLTDIQWLDPVIAILIGLQLAYSGYNIVRESMGGLLDEISETSLTDLCDALEKNRRPGIINIHQLRIMRNGRFHHVDAHLVVPEYWDVAKVHSESQDFEKAVVADYVFDGELAFHMDPCKKSYCSECDMPDCPIRLQPFQARRPFTVKSLTEGPPESN; encoded by the coding sequence ATGGTCACTACTTCATCCTCTCAATCAGACAATATCCGCAATAAAGCCGCATTGATCTCTGCGATCGCAAGTTTTTTGATTTTTGTGATGAAGGTTGTCGCGTACCGTATGACGGGCTCGGCGGCGGTTCTTTCTGATGCTTTGGAAAGTATTGTGAATGTGGTTGCGTCTTTGGTTGCCCTTTATGTGATTTGGTTTTCTGCGCAGCCAGCCGACCGCGAGCATCCCTATGGACACGGTAAGGCCGAGTACTTCTCGGCGGCGTTCGAGGGCGGTCTGATATTTTCCGCCGCTATTTTGATTATCTATGAATCGGTGAAGGCGTTGCTTTTTCCGCATCCTCCGCAAAAGTTGGAAATTGGTATTGCCATTGTTTCCGGAGCAGCTTTTTTAAATCTTTTATTGGGTTTGTATTTAAAGCGTGTCGGCAGAAGTCATCATTCGGAAGCTTTGCAGGCAAGTGGTGCCCACGTTATTTCTGATGTCGTTACCACTGTCGGAGTTATCATCGGTTTGGGGTTGGTGCTTCTCACAGATATTCAGTGGCTTGACCCTGTGATTGCCATTTTAATCGGTTTGCAGCTGGCATACTCGGGATACAATATTGTTCGTGAATCGATGGGTGGTTTGTTGGACGAAATCAGTGAAACTTCACTGACAGATTTATGTGATGCTTTAGAAAAAAACCGTCGTCCTGGCATTATCAATATTCATCAGCTGCGTATCATGCGCAACGGTCGCTTTCACCACGTGGATGCTCATTTGGTGGTGCCCGAATACTGGGACGTTGCCAAAGTTCATAGTGAGTCTCAGGATTTTGAGAAAGCCGTCGTCGCAGACTATGTCTTTGACGGGGAGCTGGCTTTTCATATGGACCCTTGTAAAAAATCCTACTGTTCTGAGTGTGATATGCCGGATTGCCCGATTCGTTTGCAGCCGTTTCAGGCACGTCGTCCTTTCACAGTGAAAAGCTTGACCGAAGGGCCCCCAGAGTCTAACTAG
- a CDS encoding ABC transporter permease subunit encodes MMDPIQKYLIKNELTLKRYKRFKRDRVAVISVWILLAMFFFSFTAELWANSHPHILHYNGQTYFPLFKEYHPSQLGRDDIYVMDYRALEMKEGDWALWPLIQWNPYESNRTVETYPSPPTKYNWLGTDESGRDVMTRLLYGFRYTMIFAIGAWIFTYLIGITMGSVMGYVGGRVDLVGQRIVEVVESVPYLFVLITIISIFTPNIVVLAGLTALLGWTGISAYMRAQFLSLRKREYVEAAAAIGATHTRIISSHILPNALTPIITFAPFAISANVYALSILDYLGLGLVPPTPSWGELMAQAQKWATIAGWLVWGPLIAMVVTLTLLNNIGKAVRDAFDSKM; translated from the coding sequence ATGATGGATCCAATTCAGAAATATCTTATTAAAAATGAGCTTACGCTTAAACGTTATAAACGCTTTAAGCGCGACCGTGTCGCTGTTATTTCCGTTTGGATCTTGCTTGCGATGTTCTTCTTCAGCTTCACTGCGGAGCTTTGGGCGAACAGTCACCCCCACATTCTTCACTACAATGGTCAGACTTACTTCCCATTGTTCAAAGAATACCATCCGTCTCAGCTGGGCCGCGATGATATCTATGTGATGGATTACCGCGCGCTGGAAATGAAAGAGGGCGATTGGGCCTTGTGGCCATTGATTCAATGGAATCCATACGAAAGTAACCGTACTGTGGAAACTTATCCTTCTCCTCCAACTAAGTACAACTGGTTGGGTACGGATGAATCCGGTCGTGACGTGATGACACGTCTTCTTTACGGTTTCCGTTACACGATGATTTTCGCTATCGGTGCATGGATCTTTACTTACCTTATCGGTATCACGATGGGTTCAGTAATGGGTTATGTCGGTGGGCGTGTGGACCTTGTGGGTCAGCGTATAGTAGAGGTTGTGGAATCCGTTCCTTATTTGTTCGTATTGATTACGATCATCTCGATCTTCACTCCGAACATCGTGGTACTGGCAGGTTTGACGGCGCTATTGGGTTGGACTGGTATTTCTGCTTACATGCGTGCGCAGTTCCTATCATTGCGTAAGCGTGAATACGTTGAGGCAGCGGCAGCTATCGGTGCGACTCATACTCGTATCATCTCAAGCCACATTCTTCCGAATGCTTTGACTCCGATCATTACGTTCGCACCGTTTGCTATCTCTGCAAATGTGTATGCTCTTTCGATCTTGGATTACTTGGGTCTGGGATTGGTTCCACCAACTCCATCTTGGGGTGAGTTGATGGCACAAGCACAAAAGTGGGCGACTATTGCCGGCTGGCTTGTATGGGGTCCATTGATCGCGATGGTTGTGACATTAACGCTTCTGAATAATATCGGTAAAGCAGTTCGCGACGCTTTCGACTCTAAAATGTAG